The following are encoded in a window of Candidatus Hydrogenedentota bacterium genomic DNA:
- the recO gene encoding DNA repair protein RecO — translation MPQERTEAVVLRGVDFSESSRIVTFLTPGRGRMSCLAKGARRKNSPVAAALDTFNRVELVYYWKDGRGVQNLGEATLLDAYSGLKSNLEKSAYAAFALEFAAKAAHENDPSQGLYAALTGGLASMAAWPGDARTHVCWQVLRLLREAGFEPVLDRCVRTGALVSETPGFAYEGGVVAPGCHADRRLSRETYAALRALAAARGVCPEIRAPADAFIVLRQYAARQLEAEFRSVRVIEEMFGNGRSECP, via the coding sequence GTGCCGCAAGAGCGAACGGAAGCGGTGGTGTTGCGTGGGGTCGACTTCAGCGAGTCGAGCCGGATTGTGACGTTCTTAACGCCCGGCCGGGGCCGCATGTCGTGTCTCGCGAAAGGCGCGCGGCGCAAGAACAGCCCGGTGGCGGCCGCGCTCGACACGTTCAATCGCGTCGAACTGGTGTATTACTGGAAAGACGGGCGCGGCGTGCAGAACCTGGGCGAGGCGACGCTGCTGGACGCATATTCGGGGCTCAAGAGCAACCTCGAAAAGAGCGCCTACGCCGCGTTCGCGCTGGAGTTTGCCGCCAAGGCAGCGCATGAGAACGACCCGTCGCAGGGTCTGTACGCAGCCTTGACCGGCGGTCTGGCGTCCATGGCTGCGTGGCCGGGCGACGCGCGGACCCACGTGTGCTGGCAGGTACTGCGGCTCCTGCGCGAAGCCGGGTTTGAGCCTGTGCTCGACCGATGCGTGCGGACCGGCGCGCTTGTGTCCGAGACGCCGGGCTTTGCGTACGAAGGCGGCGTGGTAGCGCCGGGCTGCCATGCGGACCGGCGCCTGTCGCGCGAAACGTATGCCGCGCTGCGCGCGCTGGCCGCGGCGCGCGGCGTGTGCCCGGAAATCCGCGCGCCGGCCGATGCATTTATCGTGCTGCGCCAATATGCGGCGCGGCAGTTGGAGGCGGAATTCCGCAGCGTGCGGGTGATAGAAGAAATGTTCGGAAACGGCAGGTCTGAATGCCCTTGA
- the hemW gene encoding radical SAM family heme chaperone HemW — MFGIYIHIPFCRTICPYCDFVRERAPGAVPETYVGALCREIAQFEGPQAASSVFLGGGTPSLLRGESLARILEALKRRFSLDAPEITLEANPDDVTGALARAWRDAGVNRVSLGVQSFDDGALRYLGRRHDARRARAACETVAGFFENWGMDLIFGARPVEAWGDTLRACVDLGPPHVSVYGLTYEAGTPFERRAADAVEQDESLQLYQEAEAALADYGHYEISNYAKPGFEARHNLRYWRNEEYAGFGTGAFSFVNGVRARNHADTRAYMARPGEKSEALRLTAREVRVETVIQHFRLRDGLPKQYYRDRFGGEARDDFGPPLDELIQRGLVREFEGAYRPTPEGFYLNNEIGLALV; from the coding sequence ATGTTCGGCATCTATATCCACATCCCGTTTTGCCGGACGATCTGCCCCTACTGCGATTTCGTGCGCGAGCGCGCCCCGGGCGCCGTGCCCGAGACCTATGTCGGCGCCTTGTGCCGCGAAATCGCGCAGTTTGAAGGGCCGCAGGCCGCGAGCAGCGTCTTCCTGGGCGGCGGGACGCCCTCTTTGCTGCGCGGCGAATCGCTCGCGCGGATTCTTGAGGCCCTGAAGCGCCGGTTCTCGCTCGATGCGCCGGAAATCACCCTCGAGGCGAATCCCGACGACGTGACCGGGGCGCTGGCGCGCGCATGGCGCGATGCAGGGGTGAACCGTGTCAGTCTGGGCGTGCAGAGCTTCGACGACGGCGCGCTGCGTTATCTGGGGAGGCGGCACGACGCGCGGCGCGCGCGCGCGGCGTGCGAGACCGTGGCAGGTTTCTTCGAAAACTGGGGCATGGACCTGATCTTCGGCGCGCGGCCCGTCGAGGCTTGGGGCGATACGTTGCGCGCGTGCGTTGACTTGGGCCCGCCGCACGTTTCGGTTTATGGCCTCACGTATGAGGCGGGCACGCCCTTCGAGAGGCGCGCCGCGGACGCCGTCGAGCAGGACGAATCGCTCCAACTCTACCAGGAAGCCGAGGCGGCGCTCGCGGATTACGGTCACTACGAAATCTCGAACTACGCGAAACCCGGCTTTGAAGCACGGCACAACCTCAGGTACTGGCGTAACGAAGAATACGCGGGATTCGGTACGGGCGCGTTCTCGTTCGTGAACGGGGTGCGCGCCCGGAACCACGCGGACACGCGCGCTTACATGGCGCGGCCCGGCGAGAAGAGCGAGGCGCTGCGCCTGACCGCACGCGAAGTGCGCGTCGAAACGGTGATCCAGCATTTCCGCCTGCGCGATGGCTTGCCCAAGCAGTACTATCGGGACCGTTTCGGCGGGGAGGCGCGCGACGATTTCGGCCCGCCACTGGATGAGTTGATCCAGCGGGGGCTGGTCCGCGAGTTCGAGGGCGCATACCGGCCTACCCCCGAAGGCTTCTATCTCAACAACGAGATCGGGCTCGCGCTGGTGTAG
- the lepB gene encoding signal peptidase I — MSVHHEDAGDRRPLWVRLIQAVTGPWTRRNLLGWLAVLGLFFFLKGCVIDQFTVPTGSMEPTIHGDPNFFKGDRVLVNKWLYGLRIPFTTKWLCHWGAPARWDIVVFRNPDPGSPNRFLVKRVVALPGERVVLHNGKVTINGEEVPFPEDMPAGVYYVNNVDVQAMITRWEDSLEQRAFLSMVMSEHPMRYGVELARGVAPADAFCVVPEDCYYVLGDNSVSAGQFSIDSRVWGWLPRENILGRAFAVWWPWDRRRDFTGFSRTWWGMSLFYGIPACIVVFEAIRLTRRRRARQ, encoded by the coding sequence GTGTCCGTCCATCACGAAGACGCCGGAGACCGAAGGCCCCTTTGGGTGCGCCTGATACAGGCGGTCACGGGCCCGTGGACGCGGCGCAACCTGCTCGGCTGGCTCGCGGTCCTGGGCCTGTTCTTCTTCCTGAAAGGCTGCGTGATCGACCAGTTCACTGTTCCGACCGGCTCGATGGAGCCGACCATCCACGGCGACCCGAATTTCTTCAAAGGCGACCGCGTGCTCGTGAACAAATGGCTGTATGGCCTGCGGATTCCCTTCACCACGAAGTGGCTCTGCCACTGGGGCGCGCCCGCGCGCTGGGACATCGTCGTGTTCCGCAATCCGGACCCCGGCAGCCCGAACCGGTTTCTGGTCAAGCGCGTTGTCGCGCTGCCCGGTGAGCGCGTGGTGCTGCACAATGGCAAGGTCACCATCAACGGCGAGGAAGTCCCGTTTCCGGAGGATATGCCGGCCGGCGTTTATTACGTGAACAACGTGGATGTACAGGCCATGATCACCCGCTGGGAGGACTCGCTGGAACAACGCGCGTTCCTGAGCATGGTGATGAGCGAGCACCCGATGCGCTACGGCGTCGAGCTTGCCAGAGGCGTCGCGCCCGCCGATGCGTTCTGTGTCGTGCCAGAGGATTGCTACTACGTGCTCGGGGACAACAGCGTCAGCGCGGGCCAATTCAGCATTGACAGCCGCGTTTGGGGCTGGCTTCCGCGCGAGAATATCCTGGGGCGCGCGTTCGCCGTCTGGTGGCCTTGGGACCGCCGCCGCGATTTCACGGGCTTCTCGCGCACCTGGTGGGGCATGAGCCTGTTTTACGGAATACCGGCGTGCATCGTGGTTTTCGAAGCAATTCGCCTGACCAGACGGCGCCGCGCGCGCCAATGA
- the lepB gene encoding signal peptidase I produces MSRKQSDNSQQPGNEQVVVSGWLVGGVIVLIGGALFYFGGKYARISGFDWVQMGGVFFLAIGAMVMFSGDITRASAIEWLRSLGIAVGIALLIRWPIAEPFRIPSGSMLPTFYGEEGLLKGDRVFVNKWVYGVRYPFMNKRIWHGRPPERWDIVVFKAVEPNAEHPTLVKRIVGMPGERINIHGGRVFRVFREGEPVPAPEAAPDLDFVSAEHVERPGAAPELHVPLRIPDFMPPDQEYVAPPGYMSGMMYGIRPEDKYALIPEGHYLLLGDNSRNSRDGRYWGWVPNENIVGRVSCIWFPPARWRDFTGFSKTWWWRSLLAVLGVLLLVRLLIGRSYAVHADNGSGVEHVYVDFLGLGLRIPCTRFWAAYWGRVSRGDTVVYWARPGESAEPVLLIGRVAGLPGEKVVIENGRLHIDDVPVAAPAALAEARYVLNSPEAKYGRSKSKQHSVVPEGHYFVLADHDESDQPLDSRTVGWVPRRALAGKPRAVWWPPRRWRRIR; encoded by the coding sequence ATGTCAAGAAAACAATCGGACAATTCTCAACAGCCGGGGAATGAGCAGGTGGTCGTGAGCGGTTGGCTGGTCGGCGGCGTAATCGTGCTGATTGGCGGCGCGCTCTTTTACTTCGGGGGCAAGTATGCCCGAATCAGCGGCTTTGACTGGGTGCAAATGGGCGGCGTGTTCTTCCTGGCCATCGGCGCCATGGTGATGTTTTCGGGAGACATCACCCGGGCGAGCGCCATCGAGTGGCTGCGAAGCCTGGGCATTGCCGTCGGCATCGCCCTGCTCATCCGCTGGCCTATCGCGGAGCCGTTCCGTATTCCTTCCGGGTCGATGCTGCCGACGTTCTACGGCGAGGAAGGGCTTCTCAAGGGCGATCGCGTGTTCGTGAACAAGTGGGTCTACGGCGTGCGGTACCCCTTCATGAACAAGCGCATCTGGCACGGTCGGCCGCCGGAACGCTGGGACATTGTCGTGTTCAAGGCGGTGGAGCCGAACGCGGAACACCCGACGCTGGTGAAGCGGATCGTCGGCATGCCCGGCGAGCGTATCAATATCCACGGCGGAAGGGTCTTTCGCGTGTTCCGGGAAGGCGAACCGGTTCCCGCCCCGGAAGCCGCGCCCGACCTCGATTTCGTCTCGGCGGAGCACGTCGAGCGGCCGGGCGCCGCGCCCGAGCTCCACGTGCCCTTGCGCATCCCCGATTTCATGCCGCCGGACCAGGAATACGTCGCGCCGCCGGGCTACATGTCCGGCATGATGTACGGCATCCGGCCTGAGGACAAGTACGCGCTGATTCCCGAGGGCCACTACCTGCTGCTTGGCGACAACAGCCGGAACAGCCGCGATGGCCGCTACTGGGGCTGGGTGCCGAATGAGAACATCGTTGGCCGCGTCTCGTGCATCTGGTTTCCGCCCGCGCGCTGGCGTGATTTCACGGGCTTCTCGAAGACCTGGTGGTGGCGTTCCCTGCTGGCGGTGCTGGGTGTGCTGCTGCTCGTTCGCTTGCTGATTGGCCGTTCCTATGCCGTGCACGCGGACAATGGAAGCGGGGTCGAGCATGTCTACGTGGATTTCCTCGGGCTCGGCCTGCGCATTCCGTGCACGCGGTTCTGGGCCGCCTACTGGGGCCGCGTGAGCCGAGGCGACACCGTGGTGTACTGGGCACGGCCCGGCGAGAGTGCGGAACCCGTCCTGTTGATTGGCCGTGTTGCCGGTCTGCCGGGCGAGAAAGTCGTCATCGAAAATGGACGGCTGCACATTGACGACGTGCCCGTGGCGGCTCCCGCCGCGCTGGCGGAGGCCCGTTACGTCTTGAATAGCCCGGAGGCCAAGTACGGGCGGTCGAAAAGCAAACAGCATTCCGTCGTGCCCGAAGGCCATTATTTCGTCCTGGCCGACCATGACGAATCTGACCAGCCACTGGACAGCCGCACCGTCGGCTGGGTGCCGCGGCGCGCGCTCGCGGGCAAGCCCCGCGCGGTGTGGTGGCCGCCGCGCCGCTGGCGGCGCATCCGCTGA
- the lepA gene encoding translation elongation factor 4 — protein sequence MPLNMPTPQERIRNFCIIAHIDHGKSTLADRLLEFTGTVERRNLKEQTLDTMDIERERGITIKAVTVRMTYRARDGQEYELHLIDTPGHVDFSYEVSRSLAACEGALLLVDAAQGVEAQTLANAYKAIDENLEIIPVINKIDLPNADVDDTRRQIEDVLGLDAEEAVLTSAKEGVGTAEILEAVVKKVPPPSGRPDASLRALVFDAVYNTYRGVIVHIRIVDGSVRKGQRILFMSTGNRYEVDEVGVFRPQDTPHEALGAGEVGYLICNIKTLDDTNVGDTITDAQDPAREPLPGYEEVKPVVFCGMYPAVANDIDELRDALEKLHLNDCSFEFKADSSDALGLGFRLGFLGLLHMEIIQERLEREFDLTLVTTVPNVAYQVRKTDGALLVVEKASQMPSAGEIEVIEEPYIEADIMCPTEYVSPVIELCKRKRGIHVRVDYIDSKRCLVVYQMPLAEIVLDFYDKLKSYTRGYGSFDYRIIGYRAGDLVKLDIALNGEPVDALSAVVHRDQAERVGRALAQKLRRLIPRQQFEVAIQAVIGRRIVVRETIKPVRKNVTAKCYGGDITRKRKLLEKQREGKKRMKQVGAVEVPQEAFMALLQVNEEAER from the coding sequence ATGCCCTTGAATATGCCGACACCCCAGGAGCGCATACGCAACTTTTGCATTATTGCGCATATCGACCACGGGAAATCGACGCTGGCGGACCGCCTGCTCGAATTCACGGGCACGGTCGAACGGCGCAATTTGAAAGAACAGACGCTCGACACGATGGACATCGAGCGCGAGCGCGGCATCACGATCAAGGCGGTGACCGTGCGCATGACCTACCGCGCGCGAGACGGGCAGGAATATGAACTGCACTTGATCGACACGCCCGGGCACGTGGACTTTTCGTATGAGGTGTCGCGCAGTCTCGCGGCGTGCGAAGGCGCCTTGCTGCTCGTGGACGCGGCTCAGGGCGTGGAGGCACAGACTCTCGCCAACGCGTACAAGGCCATCGACGAAAACCTCGAGATTATCCCGGTCATCAACAAGATCGATTTGCCCAACGCGGACGTGGACGATACCCGCCGCCAGATTGAGGACGTGCTCGGCCTCGACGCCGAAGAGGCCGTCCTGACCAGCGCCAAGGAAGGCGTCGGCACGGCGGAGATTCTGGAGGCGGTCGTGAAGAAGGTGCCGCCGCCGTCGGGCCGGCCGGATGCGTCGTTGCGCGCGCTGGTGTTCGATGCGGTGTACAACACATACCGCGGCGTTATCGTGCATATCCGCATCGTGGACGGATCCGTGCGTAAAGGGCAGCGCATCCTGTTCATGTCCACGGGGAACCGGTATGAGGTCGACGAGGTGGGCGTGTTCCGTCCGCAGGACACGCCGCACGAGGCGCTCGGCGCCGGGGAGGTGGGCTACCTCATCTGCAATATCAAGACCCTTGACGACACGAACGTCGGCGACACGATTACGGACGCGCAGGACCCGGCGCGGGAGCCTTTGCCCGGCTATGAGGAAGTGAAGCCGGTGGTGTTTTGCGGCATGTACCCCGCCGTGGCGAACGACATCGACGAATTGCGCGACGCCCTGGAAAAACTGCACCTTAACGACTGCTCGTTCGAGTTCAAGGCGGACAGTTCCGACGCGCTGGGCCTGGGGTTCCGGCTCGGGTTCCTGGGCCTGCTGCACATGGAGATTATCCAGGAGCGGCTCGAACGCGAATTCGATCTGACGCTCGTGACCACCGTGCCGAACGTGGCCTACCAGGTGCGCAAGACCGACGGCGCGCTGCTCGTGGTCGAAAAAGCCTCGCAAATGCCGTCCGCGGGCGAGATCGAGGTCATTGAGGAGCCGTACATCGAGGCGGACATCATGTGCCCGACCGAGTACGTAAGCCCGGTGATTGAACTGTGCAAGCGCAAGCGCGGCATTCACGTGCGCGTGGATTACATCGACAGCAAGCGCTGCCTGGTCGTCTATCAGATGCCCCTGGCCGAGATCGTGCTCGATTTCTACGACAAACTGAAATCGTACACGCGCGGCTATGGCTCCTTTGATTACCGGATCATCGGCTACCGCGCGGGCGACCTGGTCAAGCTCGATATCGCGCTCAACGGCGAGCCGGTGGACGCGCTTTCGGCCGTCGTGCACCGGGACCAGGCGGAGCGGGTCGGGCGCGCGCTCGCGCAGAAGCTGCGGCGGCTGATCCCGCGCCAGCAGTTCGAGGTGGCTATCCAGGCGGTTATCGGGCGGCGCATCGTCGTGCGCGAAACGATCAAGCCGGTGCGCAAGAACGTGACCGCCAAGTGTTACGGCGGCGATATCACCCGCAAGCGCAAATTGCTCGAAAAGCAGAGAGAGGGCAAGAAGCGCATGAAGCAGGTCGGGGCGGTCGAAGTGCCGCAGGAAGCGTTCATGGCCTTATTGCAGGTGAATGAGGAAGCGGAGCGCTAG
- a CDS encoding amino acid adenylation domain-containing protein — MTPREALAALLDHNAQVWSDGGELCLRAPQGAMTDAVRAAAREVKAELARMIGPGRKYAPASHSQQRLWFLEALEPGSGAYTMHASYVLEGDFGLERAREAVARVSRRHEALRTQFERVENILAQVIVAEAPPPVIFHDFSELADEIAEEDARRAAVALAQEPFDLAQAPLLRVLVCRLAAKRHVLAFIMHHIVSDGWSARLLTRDFLACCEAARGGTEPALPPLPVQFADAVCRRRAALADELDADLAYWRGKLCGPLPVVELPGDRPRPAAQSFRGGREARVLPEALRAALQQMARREDATLYTVLLAAFHVLLYRYSGARDIVIGSPVAGRTEPDVEHAIGFFANTLALRTPVAGEQSFRAYLGQVRETVLDAQSHQQMPFDKLVETLQPARSLAHSPVFQVVFALQNVPRREFEMSDLRITKFPFETGRTRFDLSLTIGERARGFVATVEYSRDLFDGERMARLLEHYEHLLQGIADAPDTPIAALPILSPVELRNVLVAWNETAASYPERLTLDAMIKAQSERTPGAVAAQEERDSVTYAGLEARAEALAERLRGLGAGPGKCAALLLPRGIGIVAAVYGVLKSGAAFVPIDPDAPPARIAFSLRDCAAVALVTTRALQDRAEAPACPVIVIEDVAGEATCGCRAECDVTPSDAAYVVYTSGSTGTPKGVIVPHRGAVNLAVWQGRYYDLQPGDRVLQFASPAFDAFVSELTMALCTGAALVVPERETILDPAALARFLADQRITHATFPPTMLRLLPEVALPDLKALLSAGETCDPALAARWAARAPFYNAYGPTECSVCASVYRCTGAESQLVPIGAPVANVRLYVLDTHGCPSPVGVPGELYIGGVSLADGYLNRPDLTAAAFVEMTLPLAGRQRLYRTGDMVRRRADGLLEYLGRRDSQVKLRGFRIELGEIEAALSEHAGVRACAAHLRAVESGGQELVACYVPADGPLEPAAVHAHMRARVPAYMIPARFVALDTLPVTVSGKIDQQVMRAAARPLPEEQTLGALPDETEERLSRVWREVLRREHVSASENFFEAGGHSLLIFLLLDGIQKAFGVTLPVSAVFEHPTLPALAARVREALTGDRAAPAGDAAYADTIIPLRTGGARPPLFFAAPASGLVYPYYNLTLVLGPDQPVFGLQDPRLARPCPGIRGVGALAAHHVAAVRAVQPNGPYYLAGWSYGGLVVYEAARQLAMAGETVALLAIFDCPAPRTARQRGSRWRRVLTRSWRVLPAAVRLGWWIVPFARDGLYLIAAAVRREVAARYERGTTRRYVRWFVADRYHRVMRRHAGVARALDRNQQLALIDMPAIRRMFLTFGLNLREHRRYRAQPYPGVVTFFRATKGISPAGRSSRTGDWERYAQGGVQVVSVEGSHTSIFIPPDVFRLAEQFRVCLVEAQERAFATRERPVAVAGPGDVSQASGVSK, encoded by the coding sequence ATGACGCCGCGCGAGGCGCTGGCCGCACTGCTGGACCACAACGCGCAGGTGTGGTCGGACGGCGGCGAATTGTGCCTGCGCGCGCCGCAGGGCGCGATGACAGACGCGGTGCGCGCGGCGGCGCGGGAAGTGAAGGCGGAACTGGCGCGGATGATTGGGCCGGGCCGCAAATACGCACCCGCTTCGCACTCGCAGCAGCGATTGTGGTTCCTGGAAGCGCTCGAACCGGGCAGCGGCGCTTACACGATGCACGCGTCGTACGTTCTCGAAGGCGATTTCGGCCTCGAGCGCGCGCGCGAGGCGGTTGCGCGAGTCTCGCGGCGGCATGAGGCGCTGCGGACCCAGTTTGAGCGCGTGGAGAACATCCTGGCGCAGGTGATCGTCGCCGAGGCGCCGCCGCCCGTCATATTTCACGACTTCTCGGAGCTTGCGGACGAAATCGCGGAAGAGGATGCTCGGCGCGCGGCCGTGGCGCTGGCGCAGGAACCCTTTGATCTGGCGCAGGCGCCGCTTCTGCGCGTTCTGGTCTGCCGTCTGGCCGCGAAACGGCACGTGCTCGCGTTCATCATGCACCACATCGTGTCCGACGGTTGGTCCGCGCGGCTGTTGACTCGCGATTTCCTGGCTTGTTGCGAGGCCGCGCGCGGGGGGACCGAGCCCGCGCTCCCGCCGTTGCCGGTGCAGTTCGCGGATGCGGTGTGCCGCCGCCGCGCAGCGCTGGCGGACGAACTGGACGCGGACCTTGCGTACTGGCGCGGGAAGCTGTGCGGGCCGCTGCCGGTAGTCGAACTGCCGGGCGACCGGCCCCGGCCGGCGGCGCAGTCGTTCCGGGGCGGGCGGGAGGCGCGGGTGCTGCCGGAAGCGCTGCGCGCAGCGCTGCAGCAAATGGCGCGGCGCGAAGACGCGACCCTGTACACCGTCCTGCTAGCGGCGTTTCACGTGTTGCTATACCGGTATTCCGGCGCGCGCGACATTGTCATCGGGTCGCCGGTCGCGGGCCGGACCGAGCCGGATGTCGAGCACGCGATCGGTTTTTTCGCGAACACGCTGGCGCTGCGCACGCCGGTCGCGGGGGAACAGTCTTTTCGTGCGTATCTCGGGCAAGTGCGCGAAACCGTGCTGGATGCGCAGTCTCATCAGCAGATGCCGTTTGACAAACTGGTCGAGACCCTGCAGCCTGCGCGGAGCCTCGCTCATTCGCCCGTATTTCAGGTCGTATTCGCGCTGCAGAACGTGCCGCGCCGCGAATTCGAAATGTCTGACCTGCGCATCACGAAATTCCCCTTCGAGACCGGCCGGACGCGCTTCGATCTCAGCCTGACGATCGGCGAACGGGCGCGCGGCTTTGTCGCCACCGTGGAATACAGCCGCGACCTCTTCGACGGCGAGCGCATGGCGCGTCTTCTTGAGCATTACGAGCATCTGCTGCAAGGCATCGCGGACGCCCCGGACACGCCCATCGCCGCATTGCCGATTCTCAGCCCGGTCGAACTGCGCAATGTGCTTGTCGCGTGGAACGAGACCGCGGCGTCTTATCCCGAGCGCCTTACTCTGGACGCGATGATCAAGGCGCAATCGGAGCGTACACCCGGCGCCGTGGCCGCGCAAGAGGAGCGCGATTCGGTTACCTATGCGGGGCTTGAAGCCCGCGCCGAAGCGCTGGCGGAACGGTTGCGCGGGCTGGGCGCGGGACCTGGCAAGTGCGCGGCCTTGTTGTTGCCGCGCGGAATCGGGATTGTCGCCGCGGTGTACGGCGTACTGAAAAGCGGCGCGGCGTTTGTGCCGATCGACCCCGACGCGCCGCCCGCGCGCATTGCCTTCTCTCTGCGCGATTGCGCTGCGGTGGCCCTGGTCACGACGCGAGCGCTGCAGGACCGCGCGGAAGCGCCGGCGTGTCCCGTGATCGTGATCGAAGACGTTGCCGGCGAGGCAACTTGCGGGTGCCGCGCGGAATGCGACGTTACTCCGTCCGACGCGGCCTATGTGGTCTACACCTCGGGTTCGACGGGTACGCCGAAAGGCGTAATAGTCCCGCATCGCGGGGCGGTGAATCTCGCCGTCTGGCAAGGGCGTTATTATGACCTGCAGCCGGGGGATCGCGTGCTGCAATTCGCGTCGCCCGCGTTCGACGCGTTTGTGTCTGAATTGACGATGGCGCTGTGCACCGGCGCGGCGCTGGTGGTCCCGGAGCGCGAGACGATTCTCGACCCGGCGGCATTGGCGCGGTTCCTGGCGGACCAGCGCATCACGCACGCTACCTTTCCGCCCACGATGCTGCGTTTGCTGCCGGAAGTCGCTTTGCCGGACCTGAAGGCGCTGCTCTCGGCGGGCGAGACGTGCGATCCGGCGCTGGCCGCGCGCTGGGCGGCGCGCGCGCCGTTCTACAACGCCTACGGTCCCACGGAATGCAGCGTCTGCGCATCCGTGTATCGCTGCACGGGCGCCGAATCGCAACTTGTGCCGATCGGCGCCCCGGTCGCGAATGTGCGCCTCTATGTGCTCGATACGCACGGGTGCCCGTCGCCGGTTGGCGTCCCCGGCGAATTATACATCGGCGGCGTCAGCCTGGCCGACGGGTATCTCAACCGGCCTGACCTCACCGCGGCCGCCTTCGTCGAGATGACGTTGCCGCTCGCGGGCAGGCAGCGGCTCTACCGCACGGGCGACATGGTTCGCCGCCGCGCGGACGGGTTGCTCGAGTATCTGGGCCGCCGCGACAGCCAGGTCAAGCTGCGCGGTTTCCGCATCGAGCTGGGCGAGATCGAGGCGGCGCTATCTGAACACGCCGGCGTGCGGGCGTGCGCGGCGCACCTGCGCGCCGTCGAGTCGGGCGGACAAGAGCTGGTTGCCTGTTATGTGCCCGCGGACGGGCCTCTGGAACCGGCGGCCGTGCACGCGCATATGCGCGCCCGTGTGCCGGCGTACATGATTCCAGCTCGATTCGTGGCGCTCGATACGTTGCCGGTCACCGTGAGCGGGAAGATCGACCAGCAGGTAATGCGCGCCGCGGCCCGGCCGCTTCCGGAGGAACAGACACTCGGCGCATTGCCTGACGAGACGGAAGAACGCCTGTCTCGGGTCTGGCGCGAGGTGCTTCGCCGCGAACACGTATCCGCAAGCGAGAACTTCTTCGAGGCCGGGGGGCATTCGTTGCTCATCTTCCTGCTCCTCGACGGCATTCAGAAGGCGTTTGGGGTGACACTACCCGTTTCCGCCGTGTTCGAGCACCCGACGCTGCCGGCGCTCGCCGCGCGGGTACGCGAGGCCTTGACCGGTGACCGCGCCGCGCCTGCAGGGGATGCGGCATACGCAGACACGATCATCCCGCTGCGCACGGGCGGCGCGCGGCCGCCGCTCTTTTTCGCCGCGCCGGCGAGCGGGCTGGTCTATCCCTATTACAACCTTACGCTGGTCCTCGGACCAGACCAGCCCGTGTTCGGGCTGCAGGACCCGCGCCTCGCCCGGCCGTGTCCCGGCATTCGCGGCGTGGGAGCCTTGGCGGCTCATCATGTGGCGGCGGTCCGCGCTGTCCAGCCCAATGGCCCTTACTATCTTGCCGGCTGGTCCTATGGCGGGCTTGTGGTGTACGAAGCTGCGCGGCAACTGGCCATGGCGGGCGAAACCGTCGCGCTGCTCGCCATCTTCGATTGCCCCGCGCCGCGGACGGCGCGTCAGCGCGGTTCGCGCTGGCGGCGTGTGCTGACCCGTTCCTGGCGGGTGCTGCCTGCCGCCGTACGCCTGGGCTGGTGGATCGTTCCCTTTGCCCGCGACGGGCTATACCTGATCGCGGCGGCGGTGCGGCGCGAAGTCGCGGCCCGGTACGAGCGCGGCACTACCCGCCGTTATGTGCGCTGGTTTGTCGCGGACAGGTACCATCGCGTCATGCGCCGGCACGCCGGGGTAGCCCGCGCCCTTGACCGCAACCAGCAACTGGCGCTCATCGACATGCCCGCCATACGGCGGATGTTCCTCACTTTTGGCCTCAACCTGCGGGAACACCGCCGGTATCGCGCGCAACCGTATCCGGGTGTCGTCACGTTTTTCCGTGCTACGAAGGGCATCAGCCCGGCCGGCCGCAGCTCGCGGACCGGAGACTGGGAGCGCTACGCGCAAGGCGGCGTACAGGTCGTTTCGGTTGAGGGCAGCCATACGAGCATCTTCATTCCGCCCGACGTCTTCCGGCTTGCGGAACAGTTCCGCGTCTGCCTTGTTGAGGCGCAAGAACGCGCCTTTGCCACCCGCGAACGCCCCGTGGCGGTCGCCGGGCCGGGCGACGTATCGCAGGCATCCGGTGTTTCAAAATGA